The window TTGGGAGTTTGAACAGCTTACTCTTAAGAAAATCTTTGATTGTTGGATTTTGAATCTCATCAATTGTTTCAGTGGCTCTGAGCATTGAATTGAAATTATCATAAATTGAAAATAGGAAATAACGTATTGTTATAAAGATAACACCTATGCTTACAATTTCATATGCAGGATTCAAAACAAACAGCCCTGCCTTGGCAAATGCTATAGAAATTGTTGAAAACAATAATGCAAAATATATCCAAAGTCTGAAATTTTCATTTAGATATTTTCCGCGATCTTTGCCAAGAAGTTTTGGATAAACTCCTACTGCCACAAGTTTTGAATAACTAACAAAACCACCAATGGTAAGTGCCGCGGCATAAAACCCAATAATTTCAGAAGAAGATAGTAATGTCACTATAAGAAAATCAAATGAGTAAATAATGCTAGTTAGTGTTGGATAACTAGGTATCCAAAAACGTGAGAGCCAAATTTTAAGAATAGTTAAAGAAAATTTTGCATGTAGTTGATTACGATTAAGATATATCATCGCCATAGTACCGGCAAGAAAACTTATAGTTAATGATAGAAAAACACCATTTATTCCCATGTTAAATACGAATAAAAAAATCAAAACAAATGGGATTCTTGTAAATTCTAAAATTAAATTTCCATAACTTGCAATTTGAGGTTTCCAACCTGTTGCAATATGAGATAAAATGGTATGTGAAAACTGTAATGGAACAATTGATCCTGCCAAAATAATTGTTTTTAGATCTAAATTTGTTGAATTTGATAACAACATTCCAACTATTATAAAGACTAAAGTTCCAACAGAAGAAAATAATCCACTTGAAAGTAGTGCAGTTCTACCTGATGAATTTCCTCGAGCAATCTCTCTTGTTACCCAATAGGAAATTATCCAATGGGATGTAATTACATATGTAATAATACTTAGGACTAAATTATAATGGCCAAATTCTTCAACAGATAAACTACGAGTAACTAGTGTAATGAAAATAAATGCAGCAGCTACACGTGCTAATCCAGTAAATAAATTGATAAATCCAGAATAGGTTACACGTATGTTAGACATGAGATTAGGCATGTAGAGTATAATTTATCTTTGATTGCTATAATACGGGTAAAATCAAATTCAAATCATCTTCAAATACATTAAATACAAAAAAATTACAAAAATATTATACATTGGGATTTAATTTTGAAAAAGTATCTCAAAACAGTTGAGATAACTTTCAAAGACCTCCTGAAACATTAATTGTTTGACCAGTAATATAATTAGAATAATCAGATGATAAAAATAAAATAGCATTTGAAATATCATCAAGTACACCTAGTTTTTTTAAAGGAATTTTTTGAATGATGTTATTCAAAACGGGTTTTGGAATGTTCTCTATCATTTTAGATGTAATGTAACCAGGAACTACACAATTTACAAGAATATTGTATTTAGCACCTTCTATTGCTAATGTTTTTGTTAAACCTAATATTCCAGACTTTGAAGCAGCATAATTAGATTGCCCAAATGCTCCCTGAAAAGCTACAATAGAAGATATGTTTATTATTCTACCTTGTTTTACCGACTTCATTTTTTCAAATAGATATTTAGAAGTGTTGAAAGTGCCTGTAAGGTTTGTTTCAATAACACGATTCCATGATTCAAACGATAGTTTTGAAACAGAGTGATCATCTACAATTCCCACACAATTTATACCAATATCTACTTGTTGAATATTTTCAATAAATTTTTGAATTGCAACAGGATCTCTTATATCAACTTGATTGAAAGATAATTTATCGCCATAAATTTTTTTTAATTCTAAAATGTTATTAAAATTGGTATGAAATGAAGTATAAACTGAATCTATTTTATTTAAAAATAATTTTTTAATTAAGTTACTTCCTACATCACCATTACCTCCAAAAACAACAGCTATTTTTCCGGTTAAATTCATCATTATAATCAAAATTATAATCTGAAAATTGAATTAATTGTGTAGTAGAGATTGAGTATTTACTCAAAATGCAGATGTTATTCACGGTATACCAACAATTATTTGAAAAAATTGTAAATTCAAGCCTAAATAATATACAATTAGATCAACTTTAAGACATAGCTAAATCAATCCAACATCATTATACGGTATATGAACAATATGATAAAAAATGTATCATTAGAAATTATGTAAAAGTATTTTCATATCATATACTCATAAAAAAGATAGAAAATATGATTGGATGTATCATTCAAGCACGTATGGGTTCAACTAGATTACCGGGTAAAGTAATGGAAAAAATTGACAGTAATCATACTATCATCGATTATGTAATAAATCAGTTGAAATATTCAAAAAAAATTGAGAAAATCATAGTTGCTACGACTAATCTAACTGAGGATGATGTTATCAATAAACACATAGAATCACAAAAAATTGATTGTTTCAGAGGATCATCAGAAGATGTGTTGGATAGATATTATAACTGTGCAAAAAAGTTTGCCATAGACATCATAGTGAGAATTACAGCAGACAATCCTCTAATTGATCCAAATATTGTTGATTTAGTGGTTGATGAGTACAAAAATAATAGATGTGATTTTGCAACAAATACAATACATAGAACATTTCCCTATGGAACAGAAGTTGAAGTTTTTTCTTTTAAAAGCCTTGAGAATGCATGGAAGAATGCAAAAAAACCTTCTGAAAGAGAACATGTAACACCTTTTATTCGTGACACACAAAATGGATTTATCCTAATTAATATAAAAAATCAGGAAGATCTTTCTTATCTAAGATATACTGTAGATAGAATCGAAGATCTTAAACTAGTAAAAGAAATAGTAGAAAATATTGTTTCAAGACCTGTATTAATAGAAGATGTGACTAACTTGTATAAAAAAAGGCCTGAAATATTTGAGATCAATAAGAATATCAAACATGACGGTCATCTTTCATCTCTAAAAAAAGACGAATTATATCTTAGTTCTCAAAAACATGAAGGAACTACAAATGTCAAAGATTAAATTATTTGATCCATATATCGACAAATCTGAAGGTATTGCAGTAAGGCGAGTTTTAGATAGTCATTTTTGGGCATCAGGAGCAGGTATTGGTAAGGTACAAGAATTCGAAAAAGCGTTTTTAAAATACACAGAGTCCAAAAACTGTGTTGCGTTAAACAGTGGAACTGCAGCTCTCAGTCTAGCATTATCCATGTGTGATATAAAAAACAAGGAAGTGATTCTTCCATCGTTGTCTTTTGTGTCTACTGCTAATGCAATAATAGAGAATGGAGGCATTCCAAAGTTTGTAGATATTGATGAGAGTACATTGTGTATAGATCCTGAAAAAATCTCAAAAGCAATTTCAAAAAAGACTAAAGTGATTCTACCTGTGCATTTTGGTGGAACTGTATTAAATCTTGCAAACATTTCAAAATTATGTAAAGAATATAAAATTCATCTTGTTGAAGATGCAGCACATGCTGCTGGTTCATCATATAGAAACAAGAAAATTGGTAGTCATGGTGAATTTGTGTGTTTTAGTTTTCACCCAGTCAAAAATCTCGCAATGCCAACTGGAGGATTGATATCAATTAACAGAAGTGATCACAAGAAGGTAACAAGAATTCTTAAAGAAAAGAGATGGTGTGGGATTACTAATAGAAAAGATGTGTATTACGATGTTAAAAATATAGGATGGAATTATTACATGAATGAATTTTCTGCAGCAATTGGATTAGCACAGTTGAAAAAATTAGATAAAACAAATAATCAAAGGAAAAAAATTGCAAGAAAATACTCTAATGAAATTTCATTAGAAAATAAAATGCTTTTTGATAAAGAATGTTCTTATCATTTTTACTGGATAAGAGTCAAAAACAGGACAAAATTCAGAAAAAAATTATCTGAAAAAGGAATTGAAACAGGAATTCACTACAAACCAATCCACACATTTAGTTTTTACAAATCCAAAATCAGGCTACCTATAACCGAATATGTTGGTAAAGATATCGTCACATTACCAACTCATCCAAATATTACTGAAGATGATATTGAAAAAATCATAAAAACGGTAAATAACTCAATATGAGTTGATTTGAGAGTAATTTGAAGAAATATGGATTCAAATGATTTTAAAATACTAGAAAAAAAATCTACGAAAATTGGTGAGGAAATGTTACAATTAATGGAAGAACTTTTTCCAATTTGTAGGAGCATTACTGGAAATGGAGTGAGGCAAACTTTGGAAATCATTAAAAAGTATGTTTGTCTGGAAACCCACGAGATTCCATCTGGAACTAAAGTGTACGATTGGATAATCCCAAAGGAATGGAACATCCAAGATGCATACATAATTGATCCAAACGGTAGGAAAATTATCGATTTTAAAAAATCAAATCTTCATGTTCTAAATTACAGTACTCCCATAAACCAGAAAATGCCTCTATCTGAATTGAAAAAACACATACACACAATTCCTGAAAAACCAAATCTTGTTCCATATGTTACATCATATTATTCAGAAAATTGGGGATTTTGTATGTCACATAATCAATTTCTGGAACTAGAAGAAGGGGAATACAATGTTGTGATTGACTCAAAATTAGACAACGGGCATCTTACCTATGGAGAATATATGATACCAGGTAAAAGTAAAAATGAGATTCTTCTTTCATGTTATGTTTGTCATCCCTCAATGTGCAACGACAATCTTTCAGGAGTTGTTCTTTTAACTATGCTCGCAAAATATATGCAAAATTTTCAAAATAATTATTCAATTCGTTTTTTATTCATACCTGAAACCATTGGTGCCATTACATGGCTTCATATCAA is drawn from Candidatus Nitrosarchaeum limnium SFB1 and contains these coding sequences:
- a CDS encoding hypothetical protein (hypothetical protein CENSYa_1000); translated protein: MPNLMSNIRVTYSGFINLFTGLARVAAAFIFITLVTRSLSVEEFGHYNLVLSIITYVITSHWIISYWVTREIARGNSSGRTALLSSGLFSSVGTLVFIIVGMLLSNSTNLDLKTIILAGSIVPLQFSHTILSHIATGWKPQIASYGNLILEFTRIPFVLIFLFVFNMGINGVFLSLTISFLAGTMAMIYLNRNQLHAKFSLTILKIWLSRFWIPSYPTLTSIIYSFDFLIVTLLSSSEIIGFYAAALTIGGFVSYSKLVAVGVYPKLLGKDRGKYLNENFRLWIYFALLFSTISIAFAKAGLFVLNPAYEIVSIGVIFITIRYFLFSIYDNFNSMLRATETIDEIQNPTIKDFLKSKLFKLPTIQLFQYCGYISILAISLIFIKFSSTVDLILFWSVLSLIMQIPSTLIISIWVKKENLIQIKFLTVSKYFVSLIPTYFLIDFLNNSFLNYNTNFFEFVPMLLLILVVGILTYIGITLILDSNTRFLLKSIISELKHT
- a CDS encoding aminopeptidase domain-containing protein; amino-acid sequence: MDSNDFKILEKKSTKIGEEMLQLMEELFPICRSITGNGVRQTLEIIKKYVCLETHEIPSGTKVYDWIIPKEWNIQDAYIIDPNGRKIIDFKKSNLHVLNYSTPINQKMPLSELKKHIHTIPEKPNLVPYVTSYYSENWGFCMSHNQFLELEEGEYNVVIDSKLDNGHLTYGEYMIPGKSKNEILLSCYVCHPSMCNDNLSGVVLLTMLAKYMQNFQNNYSIRFLFIPETIGAITWLHINESHISKIKHGLIATCLGDSGSLTYKRTRNGNEEIDKTVENILKKTGTKFRVLDFFPWGSDERQFCSPGFNLPVGSLFRSIYGSNEFPEYHTSGDNLNFMNVKSLTESFITYLLILFELENNFHLQLQNNKSDISKNFKNQSENKISDKYLNLNPKCEPQLGKRGIYHKIGGQESTMKQRKIEFAIFWILNLSDGNNTIQDIAKRSGISLEDLQTSIKILINSKLLQKIEK
- a CDS encoding acylneuraminate cytidylyltransferase — protein: MIGCIIQARMGSTRLPGKVMEKIDSNHTIIDYVINQLKYSKKIEKIIVATTNLTEDDVINKHIESQKIDCFRGSSEDVLDRYYNCAKKFAIDIIVRITADNPLIDPNIVDLVVDEYKNNRCDFATNTIHRTFPYGTEVEVFSFKSLENAWKNAKKPSEREHVTPFIRDTQNGFILINIKNQEDLSYLRYTVDRIEDLKLVKEIVENIVSRPVLIEDVTNLYKKRPEIFEINKNIKHDGHLSSLKKDELYLSSQKHEGTTNVKD
- a CDS encoding glutamine--scyllo-inositol transaminase, translating into MSKIKLFDPYIDKSEGIAVRRVLDSHFWASGAGIGKVQEFEKAFLKYTESKNCVALNSGTAALSLALSMCDIKNKEVILPSLSFVSTANAIIENGGIPKFVDIDESTLCIDPEKISKAISKKTKVILPVHFGGTVLNLANISKLCKEYKIHLVEDAAHAAGSSYRNKKIGSHGEFVCFSFHPVKNLAMPTGGLISINRSDHKKVTRILKEKRWCGITNRKDVYYDVKNIGWNYYMNEFSAAIGLAQLKKLDKTNNQRKKIARKYSNEISLENKMLFDKECSYHFYWIRVKNRTKFRKKLSEKGIETGIHYKPIHTFSFYKSKIRLPITEYVGKDIVTLPTHPNITEDDIEKIIKTVNNSI
- a CDS encoding dehydrogenase — its product is MNLTGKIAVVFGGNGDVGSNLIKKLFLNKIDSVYTSFHTNFNNILELKKIYGDKLSFNQVDIRDPVAIQKFIENIQQVDIGINCVGIVDDHSVSKLSFESWNRVIETNLTGTFNTSKYLFEKMKSVKQGRIINISSIVAFQGAFGQSNYAASKSGILGLTKTLAIEGAKYNILVNCVVPGYITSKMIENIPKPVLNNIIQKIPLKKLGVLDDISNAILFLSSDYSNYITGQTINVSGGL